A genomic window from Candidatus Cloacimonadota bacterium includes:
- a CDS encoding heparinase II/III family protein, translating to MKKIIVLCFIILVATFGLGIAQGAWHPEKTYWPRTVIDSSDSAIDAVRERVQIEPYSAMYETILTTSETAYSSCSKERDKARVARCAAFRYLIENNGTTTYADKAKEYLLVTQRDEYSSTEEHYKNILWDSETISMVCIAYDFLKGMGYDFGDDETAIRNQISELASSLYYDLVENDSYTNPLWLMWVNGQGEQINYGVKFASAMGMTAIVLNTETNPDSWKQPQTWINYSMTTLNKQFNQMPSDDGGWIVDDDGGWAEGPHYQGFAGGNFLPFAISHYNFVNGQTESYGGESLQPLLLTQNFYANSIWGIRIRMPNGARPNFDDSFLNPYYFNGMLAGYLDDDLLAWDYKNADEPYFVSNSSDNIDVEVVCASNQSYAGNTPPAFSPTQFLIDAGQAVFRSSWDNDAVYMCLLGEFGIAREGGHTHEHPDNTSFVIFAYGELLAMDSGYVSWDKRDFVRYAKNHSLILVDGEGPPAASSIYANGTDAFITNNFDTDRFDYSEILTEYQDTYFQRSVSFINNSYFIISDFVTSNNSHTYSWLLHGNGGGTTGNDFTETPLGSTYSVGDVDLNFFINSTQDITLSNYDDYHDGGVYDSLFTHTVTCADVIASETLYSSFIIPENTTADISYTPINLGSCIGGTISSDNEKTITLVKYDHSIVTQAFFESEVSYDGHQLIVSKDDNEIPKNIFMTEGQEFVYDGNTIISNSVFANIVLNIDEDFAAGYVDTSCTVGFFTGNEPSSVTGGSYTYSGGITSVTFPEATNFEINVIWSFEQSVDQPPYKNDIENLSIYPNPFSGTNNISFTLSKSQKISIEVFNLKGQKISTIQNSILPAGEYIITWHGLDKVGNKVANGTYFYKIHLKNGKTINKKINLLR from the coding sequence ATGAAAAAAATAATTGTACTATGCTTTATAATTTTAGTGGCGACTTTTGGACTGGGAATTGCTCAAGGAGCATGGCATCCAGAAAAAACTTACTGGCCAAGAACAGTTATCGATTCCAGCGATTCGGCAATTGATGCCGTAAGAGAACGCGTTCAAATAGAACCATACTCTGCAATGTATGAAACTATTTTAACTACATCTGAAACCGCTTATTCATCCTGCTCAAAGGAAAGAGACAAAGCAAGAGTAGCAAGATGTGCCGCTTTTCGTTATCTTATCGAAAATAACGGAACCACAACCTATGCAGACAAAGCAAAAGAGTATCTGCTTGTAACCCAAAGAGACGAATATTCTTCCACCGAAGAGCATTACAAAAATATTCTTTGGGATTCGGAAACCATCTCCATGGTTTGTATTGCTTATGATTTCCTCAAGGGAATGGGTTATGATTTTGGTGATGATGAAACGGCAATCCGTAACCAAATCAGCGAACTTGCATCATCTCTTTATTATGATCTGGTTGAAAATGACAGCTACACTAACCCGCTTTGGTTGATGTGGGTAAATGGTCAAGGAGAGCAAATCAATTACGGCGTAAAATTCGCATCCGCAATGGGGATGACCGCCATAGTGCTAAACACAGAAACCAATCCGGATAGTTGGAAACAACCTCAAACATGGATAAATTATTCAATGACGACCCTGAACAAACAGTTTAACCAAATGCCTTCTGATGATGGCGGTTGGATTGTAGATGATGATGGCGGATGGGCTGAAGGTCCTCACTATCAAGGATTTGCGGGTGGCAATTTCCTTCCTTTTGCAATATCTCACTATAATTTTGTGAACGGACAAACAGAATCTTATGGTGGTGAATCATTACAACCCCTTCTGCTAACACAAAATTTCTACGCTAATTCAATTTGGGGAATCAGAATCCGTATGCCAAATGGAGCACGACCCAATTTTGATGATTCGTTTTTAAATCCCTATTATTTCAACGGTATGCTTGCCGGATATCTGGATGATGATCTGCTTGCCTGGGATTATAAAAATGCTGATGAACCCTATTTTGTTTCTAATTCATCCGACAATATTGATGTGGAAGTGGTTTGTGCATCTAATCAATCTTATGCTGGTAATACTCCACCAGCGTTTTCTCCTACTCAATTCCTGATTGATGCGGGTCAAGCGGTTTTCCGCAGCAGCTGGGATAATGATGCAGTTTACATGTGCCTTCTCGGTGAATTTGGGATAGCACGTGAAGGAGGGCATACACACGAACATCCGGATAACACCAGCTTCGTTATTTTCGCTTACGGTGAACTGCTTGCAATGGACAGCGGATATGTCAGTTGGGACAAGCGGGACTTTGTTCGTTATGCAAAAAATCACAGTCTGATATTAGTGGACGGTGAAGGTCCTCCAGCTGCAAGTTCCATCTACGCAAACGGAACCGATGCCTTTATAACTAACAATTTTGATACTGATAGATTCGATTACAGCGAGATTTTAACTGAATATCAGGACACCTATTTCCAGCGAAGTGTTTCTTTTATCAACAATTCATATTTTATTATTTCAGATTTTGTTACATCAAATAATTCTCACACATATAGCTGGCTTTTGCACGGAAATGGTGGAGGAACCACCGGAAACGATTTCACCGAGACTCCTCTGGGTTCTACATATTCTGTCGGGGATGTTGATCTGAATTTTTTCATCAACTCCACTCAGGATATCACCCTTTCAAATTATGATGACTACCATGACGGCGGTGTATATGATTCTCTTTTCACACACACGGTAACATGTGCAGATGTAATCGCATCAGAGACATTGTATTCATCATTCATTATTCCCGAAAATACTACTGCGGATATTTCTTATACTCCCATAAATTTAGGCTCATGTATTGGGGGAACAATCTCAAGTGATAATGAGAAAACAATTACTTTGGTAAAATACGATCATTCGATTGTAACGCAGGCATTTTTTGAAAGTGAAGTTTCTTATGATGGTCATCAACTTATTGTTTCGAAAGATGACAATGAAATACCCAAAAATATTTTTATGACTGAAGGACAAGAATTTGTCTATGATGGTAACACAATTATCAGCAATTCTGTTTTTGCTAATATTGTTTTAAATATTGATGAGGATTTTGCTGCGGGTTATGTGGATACTTCCTGCACTGTTGGTTTCTTCACAGGGAACGAACCATCTTCCGTTACAGGCGGTTCCTATACTTATTCTGGTGGTATTACCTCAGTTACATTTCCGGAAGCCACAAATTTTGAGATAAATGTGATTTGGTCATTCGAGCAAAGCGTTGATCAACCACCGTATAAGAACGATATAGAAAATTTATCCATCTATCCTAACCCATTCTCGGGAACCAACAACATTTCATTTACTCTCTCCAAATCGCAGAAAATTTCGATAGAAGTTTTTAACTTAAAAGGGCAAAAAATTTCTACTATCCAAAACAGCATTTTACCAGCCGGAGAATATATTATAACTTGGCATGGATTAGATAAAGTTGGAAATAAGGTGGCGAACGGTACATATTTTTACAAAATACATTTGAAAAATGGCAAAACAATCAATAAAAAAATAAATTTACTAAGATAA
- a CDS encoding ribonuclease HII, whose amino-acid sequence MISEYKSFGKYQKIVGLDEAGRGPIAGPVVAAAVILHPNTKIPRLNDSKKLSASEREKLFKIIIREAVDYSISAVDSEKIDQINILQASFLAMQKCLDKLEILPDYLLVDGPYLPTKSNDFILKFPAKPIIRGDGKYFCIAAASILAKVYRDNLMMDFHEKYPQYDFKSHKGYPTKKHIEAINNFGISPIHRKTFAPVRKKIKGELSQKV is encoded by the coding sequence ATGATTTCCGAATATAAATCGTTTGGAAAATACCAAAAAATTGTGGGGTTGGATGAAGCAGGCAGAGGACCAATTGCGGGACCGGTAGTTGCTGCTGCTGTGATACTTCACCCGAATACAAAAATTCCGAGATTGAACGATTCAAAAAAATTATCAGCCTCCGAGAGAGAAAAATTATTTAAAATTATTATTAGAGAAGCAGTAGATTATTCTATCTCAGCAGTGGATTCTGAAAAAATTGATCAGATAAATATTCTTCAGGCATCTTTTTTGGCTATGCAAAAATGTTTGGATAAACTCGAAATATTACCCGATTATTTATTGGTTGATGGACCCTATCTCCCTACAAAATCCAATGACTTTATCTTGAAATTTCCGGCAAAACCGATAATTAGAGGGGATGGTAAATATTTTTGTATCGCAGCTGCTTCGATACTCGCAAAAGTGTATCGAGATAATTTGATGATGGATTTTCATGAAAAATACCCGCAATATGATTTTAAATCACACAAAGGCTACCCCACGAAAAAACATATCGAAGCGATAAATAATTTTGGTATTAGCCCCATTCACAGAAAAACATTTGCTCCGGTTAGGAAGAAGATCAAGGGAGAATTATCTCAGAAAGTTTGA
- the pdxA gene encoding 4-hydroxythreonine-4-phosphate dehydrogenase PdxA, protein MNKIGITLGDPTGIGPEIVKNTIQNYQGKNKLILYGNLPQNFTISNLQKITRVEDTINFTDKLFWIETAPTDLFLSGNPSENSGISAYNAIKYAGYDAVKQKISAIATAPISKHFIQIRHPEFIGHTEFFANLADCNNFIMSFFSPKLNVAILTTHLALKDVSTSLSAGKITNQIKLIHSSLIKYFGIDNPKIALLGLNPHSGEQGKFGNEELSIFHPIIKKLNETGLRLDGPFPADTFFSGNYHKYDMIISAYHDQALIPFKMLSFDTGVNVTLGLPFVRTSVDHGTAFDIAGKNRANPQSMKNALLLAERMIG, encoded by the coding sequence ATGAACAAAATCGGAATTACATTAGGAGATCCCACCGGAATCGGACCGGAAATTGTCAAAAATACCATTCAAAATTATCAGGGGAAAAACAAACTGATCCTCTATGGTAATTTACCCCAAAATTTTACTATTTCTAATTTGCAAAAAATAACACGTGTTGAAGATACAATAAATTTTACTGACAAATTATTTTGGATAGAAACTGCTCCAACCGATTTGTTTCTGTCTGGCAATCCCTCTGAAAATAGTGGAATCTCTGCTTACAATGCTATAAAATATGCTGGATATGATGCTGTAAAACAAAAAATCTCAGCGATTGCTACCGCTCCAATCAGCAAGCATTTTATTCAAATTCGCCATCCGGAATTTATCGGGCATACGGAATTTTTTGCGAATTTAGCAGATTGCAATAATTTTATAATGAGCTTTTTTAGCCCGAAGCTCAATGTGGCGATTCTCACAACTCACCTTGCTCTAAAAGATGTCTCCACCTCTCTTTCTGCAGGGAAAATTACAAATCAGATAAAACTAATTCATTCTTCTCTCATAAAATATTTTGGTATTGATAATCCCAAAATTGCTTTGCTTGGATTGAACCCACACAGTGGGGAACAGGGGAAATTTGGTAACGAGGAGCTAAGCATTTTTCATCCTATTATAAAAAAACTGAATGAAACCGGTTTGCGCCTTGATGGACCTTTTCCGGCTGATACATTTTTTTCAGGCAATTACCACAAATATGATATGATAATTTCTGCCTATCACGATCAGGCACTTATTCCTTTTAAAATGCTCTCATTCGATACCGGAGTGAATGTAACTTTGGGGCTTCCCTTTGTTCGCACTTCGGTTGATCATGGCACCGCTTTTGACATTGCAGGGAAAAATAGGGCAAATCCGCAAAGCATGAAAAATGCTTTATTATTGGCAGAAAGAATGATTGGATGA